The DNA sequence AGCGCAGCGTCATGGAGGGCGCGGATGCGGTGCTGGAGGCAGCCCTCTAGGCGGTGTGCGTGGGCGGGTTTGCCAGCGGGTGTGCCGGCGGGTTTGCCTCTGCCGCCCGGGGTCCCGGCTCTGCGCGGACGCACGCGTCCGCTGCGGCCGGGATGACCGGGATGCTTTCTTTTCGACCCTTTCAGGCTGAGCAGTCGAGGGATTTTCCGTTTTCCCTTGCGGGAGAGGGATCTTTATAAGGAGCTTCATGAACACTCTTCTTCTCACGCATCCGGATTGTCTCGAGCATGAGACGCCGAAGGGGCATCCGGAACGGGTCGATCGGCTGCGCGCCATCAACCAGATCCTGGCCGCGCCGCATTTCCAGAGGCTCGACCGGCTCGAGGCCCCGCGCGGCCTGCGGGAATCGGTGCTGCTGGCCCATGAGGAATCCTATGTCTCGCGCATCGAGGAGGCGGTCCCGTCGGAGGGGATGGAGGCGGTCGACCCCGACACCTGGCTGTCGCCCCGATCTCTGGATGCGGCCTTGCGCGGGGTGGGGGCCGCGACCCGGGCGGTCGATGCCGTGTTCAATGGGGAGGCCGTGAACGCCTTCTGCGCCACGCGACCGCCGGGACACCATGCCGAAAGCGACAAGGCCATGGGCTTCTGTTTCTTCAACAATGCGGCGATCGCCGCCCTGCATGCGCGCGAGAACCACAATGCGCAGCGGGTGGCGGTCGTCGATTTCGACGTGCATCACGGCAATGGCACGCAGGAGATCTTCTGGTCTGACCGGGACCTGTTCTACGGCTCGACCCACCAGATGCCGCTGTTCCCGGGCACCGGCGAGATGTCGGAAACGGGGGTGGGCAACATCGTGAACGCGCCATTGCGGGCGGGCGACGGGTCGGACCGGTTCCGCGAGGCGATGATGTCGACCATCCTGCCGGCGCTGGATGCCTTCGAGCCCGATTTGATCGTGGTCTCCGCCGGCTTCGATGCCCATCGCGACGATCCTCTGGGCAGCCTGCAGCTGAGCGAAGAGGACTTCATCTGGATCACGCTCCGGCTCCTGGAACTCGCCGACCAGCATTGCGAAGGGCGGCTGGTGTCGGTCCTGGAAGGCGGCTACGACCTGCGCGCATTGGCGAGCTCGGTCGGATGCCACGTACAGACCCTGATGCGGGCGGCGGAGATCTCATGATGACGGACAAGCAGGACGTGGCAGGCCTGAGCTTCGAGACGGCGTTGAAGGAACTCGAAGGCATCGTCGACCGGCTCGAGGCGGGCAAGGTCGATCTCGAGGAATCGATCACCATCTATGCCCGCGGCGAGGCCCTGAAAGCCCATTGCGAGGCCTTGCTGAAATCGGCGGAAGCCCGGATCGAGAAGATCACCCTGAAGCCGGACGGAACGGTAGCGGGAACGGTGCCGCTGGACGTGGAGTAGGCGTGGCCCTTCGAGACGCAGCCTTGCGGCTGCTCCTCAGGATGAGAGCACCTTGCCTGGGTGCGGAGCCCTTGGCGGTCCCGGGTCTGCGCGGACGCGGTCGTCCGCTGCGGCCGGGATGACGGTGCGGGAGTGCCATGCGCTTGGGATGACGGAGAGGGAATGGCGCGACAGAGGCTCGACCTCAGGCTGGTGGCGGCGGGGCTGGTGTCCAGCCGGGCGCGGGCTCAGGCGGCGGTTTCGGGCGGGCTGGTGCGGGTCGATGGCGCGGTCGCAACGAAGGCCGCGATGCTGGTGAGGGGGGATGCCCTTCTCAGCGTGGAGGCGGCACCGGAGCTTGCCTATGTCTCGCGCGCCGCCCTCAAGCTTCTCCACGGTCTCGACCATTTCGAGATCGAGGTCGCGGACACGGTGGCGCTGGATCTCGGGGCCTCGACCGGCGGCTTCACCCAGGTGCTGCTGGCGAGGGGTGCTGCCCGGGTGTTCGCTGTGGATGTGGGCCATGGCCAGCTCGATGCCGCGATCGCCGCGGATCCTCGCGTGACGGCGATCGAAGGGCTGAATGCGCGCGATGTGGATGCCGCCACGGTTCCCGTGGCCCCGCAGCTCGTCGTCTGCGATGTGAGCTTCATCAGCCTCAAGCTGGCGCTGCCGGCGAGCCTCGCCCTGGCGGCGCCGCGGGCGGAGCTGTTGGCGCTCATCAAGCCGCAATTCGAGGTCGGCCGCCAGGGCCTGGGCAAGGGCGGCATCGTGCGCGATCCCGCCCTGCAGGAGCAAGCCTGCACCGACATCGCGACCTTTCTGGAGGCGGAGATGGGGTGGGCGGTGCAAGGGGTGACGCCGTCGCCGATCACCGGGGGCGACGGTAACCAAGAATATCTGATCGCGGCACGGGGGCCGAGATAGCGATATGATCGTGCAGCGGATATAATCGCCGCCCCTTCCCAAGCTCGAGGATCACTTTCATGCGCAATGACGAGACTTTGTCGGCCGAAGAGAAGAAGACGCTGGCCCATGGCCTGTCCCGGGTTCTGGCGGACAGCTTCAAGCTCTATCAGAAGACCCACGGGTTCCATTGGAACATCGAGGCGGCGAATTTTCACGACCTGCACCTGATGCTGGAGGAACAATATCGCGACATCTGGGATGCGGTGGACGTGATCGCCGAGCGGATCCGCGCATTGGGCCATTATGCGCCGTCGACGGCGACCGATTTCAGCCAGCTGTCGGAGATCGAGGAGGAGCGCGGCGTGCCCGAGGCCAAGGCGATGCTGAAGCAGCTGGTGGCCGACAATGAGACGGTGGTGCGGACCATGCGCGACATCCGGCCGAAAGTGGAAGAGGCCGGCGACACCGCCACCGGCAGCATGCTGGACGACCGGCTGCAGGTGCATGACAAATATATCTGGATGCTGAAGGCGACGCTGAAAGACGGCGGCAAGGGCACGAAGTCGGTGCTGGAGACGCTGACCTAGGCCGCTCAGCCGTTCTGGGCGCGGTTCAGGAGAAAATGGTCGGCGAGGACCAGGGCCATCATGGCTTCGCCGACGGGGACCGCGCGGATGCCGACGCAGGGGTCGTGACGGCCTTTGGTGACGATCTCGGTGTCCTCGCCCGCAGCCGTCACCGTATGGCGGGGGCTGAGGATGGAGGAGGTGGGCTTCACGGCGAAGCGGACGATGATGTCCTGGCCGGTGGAGATGCCGCCCAGGATGCCGCCGGCATGGTTGGAGGCGAAATCGACGGCGCCGTCGACCATGCGCATCTCGTCGGCATTGGTCTCGCCGGTGAGGCTGGCCGCCTCGAAGCCCTCGCCGATCTCGACCGCCTTCACCGCATTGATGCTCATCATGGCGGAGGCGAGATCCTGGTCGAGCTTGGCATAAAGGGGTGCGCCGAGGCCGGGCGGTGCGCCTGAGGCGATCACCTCGATGACGGCGCCGGCGGAGGAGCCGGCCTTGCGGACCTGGTCGAGATGGGCCTCCCACAGGCGGGCGGTCTCGGCATCGGGGCAGAAGAAGGGGTTGCGGGCGACCTCGTCCCAGTCCCAACGGGCGCGGTCGATCCGGTGCGGGCCGATCTGGACCAGGGCGCCGCGGATCGTGATCCCAGGCACGACCTTGCGGGCGACGGCGCCGGCAGCGACCCGGGCGGCGGTCTCGCGAGCGGAAGAGCGGCCGCCGCCGCGATAGTCGCGGATGCCGTATTTCTTCAGATAGGTGTAGTCGGCATGGCCGGGGCGGAACTTGTCGCGGATGTCGGCGTAATCCTTGGAGCGCTGGTCGGTGTTCTCGATCATCAAGGCGATGGGCGTGCCGGTGGTGCGGGGGCCGTCGCTGCGGTCATCCTCGAAGGTGCCGGAGAGGATGCGGACGCGGTCGTCCTCGCGGCGCTGGGTCGTGAAGCGCGACTGTCCCGGCTTGCGGCGATCGAGGTCGCGCTGGATATCGGCCTCGGTGAGGGACAGGCCCGGCGGGCAGCCGTCGATCACGCAGCCCAGGGCCGGCCCGTGGCTCTCGCCGAAGGTGGTCATGCGGAAGATGTGGCCGAAGCTGTTATGCGACATGAAACGGGTTCTAGGGCGCGGGAGGCCGCGCGGCAAGGGCAGGTTGATTCAGTCTGGCGGGAAACGCGGCCAAGGCCCTGGGGGAGGCGGCTGCTTGGTTAAACTTCAGTTAAAAGTTTAACGAAAGGGCGCGGCGGATTCCGGATCTCGGCCGCCGGCGCTAAGCGGTTGATCGGATTCAGAGGACGGATCCGACTCACTTTATGAACAGTTTGACTCAATTTATCAGCATCGCGCGCTAAGCGTCTGAGGGGATTCAGCGAACGGCTCAGGGGATCACGGTGTGCCGGCGCAGGGTCGCGAGGGCGTCGAGGATCGACTGCTCGGTGTCGATGGCGTCGGGAAAACCATGCTGCCGGGACTTCACGATGGAGGAGAGATCGTCCCAGTCGGCGCGGAAGAGGAAGTCGCCGAAGGTCCAGTTGGCGAGGCTGGCGAGGGGGTGCGGAGCGAGGTTGCGGGCGGTGATCAGGGCCTGCCATTCGGCGTCGGCGCCGGACATGATCGCGGCCAGGGGGGCATTGCGGACCTGGCCTAAGGGCACGGCGAAGAACTCCGCCAGACGCGGCCAGAGATTGGACCAGCGGAAATAGTCGCCATTGATGATGTTGTAGGATTGGTTGGCGCAGACGGGATCGGTCGCGGCCCAGACCATGGCGCGGGCCAGGAGGCGGGCGTCGGTCGCCTGGCTGATCGAGTGATAGCAGGCTTCGGTGCCGGGGAAATCCAAGGGCTGGCCCCGGGCGGCGCAGAGGGCGCCATAGGCGCCGAGAAGGGTGACGAGGTTGAAGGGGTAGCCCGTCGTGGGGGCGCAGACGATGTGGGGGCGCACCGTCGACCAGGTCCAGTCGCGGCCCCGCTGCAAGCGCTCCACGTCGTCGAGCTGGTCGTAATAGAAGTTGGGACCGGCATGGCGCGGATCGCTTTCCCGGGCCGGCGTGCGGTAGGGGCCGAGATGGCTGCCATACCATTTCGTGCCATGGACGAGGCTCACATGCTCCAGGGAGGGCGAGGCGGCCAGCGGCTCCAGGATATGGGCCAGCATGGCGCGATTCATGGCGGCTTCGGCGGGCGCGTCGGGATTGCTGTAGCGGGCGCAGTAGAAGAGATGGGTGACGGTGCCGAGATGCACGGCCGCTTCACGACAGGCGCGGGCGTCGGCGAGGTCGAGGGCGAGATGACGCCAGCCGGGACTTGCCGGCGGGGCCTTGCGCGACAGGCCGGTGACCGTCCAGTCGCCGAGGCTGACGAGATGATCGACCAAAGTGGTGCCGACAATGCCGAGGGCACCGGCGATCAAAGCGTGGCGGGGCATGTCATCTCCGGGTCGGGCGCAGGATGATTTCATCGAGGGCCACATGGGCGGGTTGGCGCAAGGCCCAAAGGACGCTCGCCGCCACGTCCTCCGGCAACAGATATTGCTTGAAGCGGGCGTAGAATTCCTCGGCGCGGGCCACATCGCCCTGCCAGCGGCTCAGGGCGAATTCGGTGCGCACAACGCCGGGAATGATCTCGATGAAGCGCAGGCCGGTGGCGGCATAGTCGAGGCGCAGACCCGCCATGAGGCCGTGGAGGGCATGCTTGGTCATGCCATAATCGGCCAAGCCCGCCACCGCCTCGCGGCTGACGATGGATCCGATGGCGACGAGATCACCGGCGTCACGGGCGAGCCAGGCCGGAAGCAGGATCTGCGCGAGATCGGCAAGGCTCGTCAGGTTCACCGAGAGTTTGGCGGCGAGGTCTCCCTCGTCAGCCTCATGATAGGATGTCTTGCCGCCGGCGTCGTGGCCGGCCGCATAGACGAGGGTGTCGATGGCCCAGTCGGGAGGCAGCTGGGCCATGAGGCGCGCAGCCGCCCCGGGCTCAGACAGATCGGCAGCGATGAGATGAAGGGCCTCGCCGAAGCGGGCGCTGAGAGGCGCAAGCCGTTCGATGCGGCGCCCGGTGGCGACGATGCGTGCGCCGGCTTCGAGCAAGGCTAATGCGCAAGCCTCACCGATGCCGCTGGTGGCGCCGGTGACGAGAACAGTGCGTTCAGACATTGGAGGTCTCCGGGCGCTTCGCGCGGCCAGCCGCCTGCGGGTCCACCCAGGTCTCGGGGGTGATGCCGCGGGTGCGGAGTTCGGCCTTGCGGATCTTCTGGGTGGGGGTCTTGGGCAATTCGACCATGAGCTCGATGAAGCGGGGCCGGGCAAAATCCGGCATGCGCGCCGCGCAGTGGGCGGCCAGGGTTGCGGCGTCGCACGCACTGCCGGTTTTCACGACCACACAGGCCTTCACCTCCTGCTCAAGAGCATCATAAGGGGAGGCGACGCCGATCACCGCGACCTCGGCGACGTCGGGATGGCTGCGCAGAACCTCCTCGACCTCGAAGGAGGAGATGTTCTCGCCGCGACGGCGGATCGCGTCCTTGGCGCGATCCAGGAAGAAGAAATAGCCCTCGTCATCGCGGCGCATGACGTCGCCGGTGTGGAACCAGAGGTTGCGCCACGCTTCTAGGGTCGACTCGGGGCGATTGTGATAGGCGAGCATGGTCGTCCAGGGCTTCTTCGGGCGCACGACGAGCTCGCCGGGGGTGCCGGTGGGAACCTCCTCGTCGGTTTCGGGATCGACGAGGCGGGCCTCGAAGCGGTCGGCGACGATACGCCCGCAACTGCGGGGACGGCGGGGCTCGTGGCGCGGATGAAACAGCGGGCAGTTGAGCTCGGTCGAGCCGTAGAGTTCGATCAGCTGGACACCGAAGCGGCGCTCGAAGCGGGGCCCAAGCTCGGGCGAAGTCGGGACGGCGGTGGCGATGCGCAGGGCGGTGTCCGCATCGCCGGGGTCCTCGGGCTGCTTCAGAATGAACTCGACCATGACGCCGAGGAGATTGGTGGCCGTCACCTTGTGCTCGCGAATATGGGCAAGCCAGCGGCTGGCGCTGAATTGGGGACTGAGCACGATCTCGGTCTCGAGGATCAGCGCGCCGAGCACGCCGAGCAGCAGGGCGTTGGCGTGGAAGAGAGGCAGGCAGGAATAGAGGACATCGCGGGAGGTCAGCCCAAGCTGATCGATATAGACGTCCGGATTGGCGCGCAGCTGGCCATGGGGCATGACTACGCCCTTGGAGCGGCCGGTGGTGCCGGAGGTGTAGATGATGGCGCCCGGATCGCGCTCCGTCACGGTGATGGCAATGGAGCGGGCGGGAGCGAGGAGCAGGTCGGCGAAATGGAGGTGCTCCACGGTCGCAGGGAGCGCAACGGAGGGGGCGCCGTCGGGGACCTCGATGACGGTGTGCAGGGTGGGCGCCTCGGGCAGGATGGCTGCGATCGATGGCAGGTGAGCGGTGGCGGCGACGATGATCGCAGCGCCC is a window from the Rhodoligotrophos appendicifer genome containing:
- a CDS encoding histone deacetylase family protein, giving the protein MNTLLLTHPDCLEHETPKGHPERVDRLRAINQILAAPHFQRLDRLEAPRGLRESVLLAHEESYVSRIEEAVPSEGMEAVDPDTWLSPRSLDAALRGVGAATRAVDAVFNGEAVNAFCATRPPGHHAESDKAMGFCFFNNAAIAALHARENHNAQRVAVVDFDVHHGNGTQEIFWSDRDLFYGSTHQMPLFPGTGEMSETGVGNIVNAPLRAGDGSDRFREAMMSTILPALDAFEPDLIVVSAGFDAHRDDPLGSLQLSEEDFIWITLRLLELADQHCEGRLVSVLEGGYDLRALASSVGCHVQTLMRAAEIS
- a CDS encoding exodeoxyribonuclease VII small subunit, which gives rise to MTDKQDVAGLSFETALKELEGIVDRLEAGKVDLEESITIYARGEALKAHCEALLKSAEARIEKITLKPDGTVAGTVPLDVE
- a CDS encoding TlyA family RNA methyltransferase, which produces MARQRLDLRLVAAGLVSSRARAQAAVSGGLVRVDGAVATKAAMLVRGDALLSVEAAPELAYVSRAALKLLHGLDHFEIEVADTVALDLGASTGGFTQVLLARGAARVFAVDVGHGQLDAAIAADPRVTAIEGLNARDVDAATVPVAPQLVVCDVSFISLKLALPASLALAAPRAELLALIKPQFEVGRQGLGKGGIVRDPALQEQACTDIATFLEAEMGWAVQGVTPSPITGGDGNQEYLIAARGPR
- a CDS encoding Dps family protein, which encodes MRNDETLSAEEKKTLAHGLSRVLADSFKLYQKTHGFHWNIEAANFHDLHLMLEEQYRDIWDAVDVIAERIRALGHYAPSTATDFSQLSEIEEERGVPEAKAMLKQLVADNETVVRTMRDIRPKVEEAGDTATGSMLDDRLQVHDKYIWMLKATLKDGGKGTKSVLETLT
- the aroC gene encoding chorismate synthase; the protein is MSHNSFGHIFRMTTFGESHGPALGCVIDGCPPGLSLTEADIQRDLDRRKPGQSRFTTQRREDDRVRILSGTFEDDRSDGPRTTGTPIALMIENTDQRSKDYADIRDKFRPGHADYTYLKKYGIRDYRGGGRSSARETAARVAAGAVARKVVPGITIRGALVQIGPHRIDRARWDWDEVARNPFFCPDAETARLWEAHLDQVRKAGSSAGAVIEVIASGAPPGLGAPLYAKLDQDLASAMMSINAVKAVEIGEGFEAASLTGETNADEMRMVDGAVDFASNHAGGILGGISTGQDIIVRFAVKPTSSILSPRHTVTAAGEDTEIVTKGRHDPCVGIRAVPVGEAMMALVLADHFLLNRAQNG
- a CDS encoding SDR family oxidoreductase, coding for MPRHALIAGALGIVGTTLVDHLVSLGDWTVTGLSRKAPPASPGWRHLALDLADARACREAAVHLGTVTHLFYCARYSNPDAPAEAAMNRAMLAHILEPLAASPSLEHVSLVHGTKWYGSHLGPYRTPARESDPRHAGPNFYYDQLDDVERLQRGRDWTWSTVRPHIVCAPTTGYPFNLVTLLGAYGALCAARGQPLDFPGTEACYHSISQATDARLLARAMVWAATDPVCANQSYNIINGDYFRWSNLWPRLAEFFAVPLGQVRNAPLAAIMSGADAEWQALITARNLAPHPLASLANWTFGDFLFRADWDDLSSIVKSRQHGFPDAIDTEQSILDALATLRRHTVIP
- a CDS encoding SDR family oxidoreductase, with protein sequence MSERTVLVTGATSGIGEACALALLEAGARIVATGRRIERLAPLSARFGEALHLIAADLSEPGAAARLMAQLPPDWAIDTLVYAAGHDAGGKTSYHEADEGDLAAKLSVNLTSLADLAQILLPAWLARDAGDLVAIGSIVSREAVAGLADYGMTKHALHGLMAGLRLDYAATGLRFIEIIPGVVRTEFALSRWQGDVARAEEFYARFKQYLLPEDVAASVLWALRQPAHVALDEIILRPTRR
- a CDS encoding AMP-binding protein, whose product is MTLALPALIEERASRLPDRRFLTLTTGASRSYGEIEQVSRRLAAAFAELGLARGDRLLLMLPSMPEFIEAWFATNRLGAVIVTVNTAYVGDYLAHIVRDSGAAIIVAATAHLPSIAAILPEAPTLHTVIEVPDGAPSVALPATVEHLHFADLLLAPARSIAITVTERDPGAIIYTSGTTGRSKGVVMPHGQLRANPDVYIDQLGLTSRDVLYSCLPLFHANALLLGVLGALILETEIVLSPQFSASRWLAHIREHKVTATNLLGVMVEFILKQPEDPGDADTALRIATAVPTSPELGPRFERRFGVQLIELYGSTELNCPLFHPRHEPRRPRSCGRIVADRFEARLVDPETDEEVPTGTPGELVVRPKKPWTTMLAYHNRPESTLEAWRNLWFHTGDVMRRDDEGYFFFLDRAKDAIRRRGENISSFEVEEVLRSHPDVAEVAVIGVASPYDALEQEVKACVVVKTGSACDAATLAAHCAARMPDFARPRFIELMVELPKTPTQKIRKAELRTRGITPETWVDPQAAGRAKRPETSNV